In Carya illinoinensis cultivar Pawnee chromosome 9, C.illinoinensisPawnee_v1, whole genome shotgun sequence, the following are encoded in one genomic region:
- the LOC122276767 gene encoding cysteine-rich receptor-like protein kinase 10, translating into PSFLCTGVRKGISRRANTSIDADFPRIDLASIQAATDNFSDSNKLGEGSFDSVYKGILSDGKEVAVKRLSCCSEQGSEEFTNEVLLIMRLQHKNLVKLLGFCIDGEEKLLVYEFMPNRSLDVSLFGSLISSPACLLLLFILSSLSGQA; encoded by the exons CCGTCTTTTCTCTGTACAGGGGTGAGAAAAGGTATCAGTCGACGAGCAAATACTAGCATCGATGCAGATTTTCCACGTATTGATTTGGCATCAATACAAGCAGCTACCGACAACTTCTCTGACTCAAATAAGCTCGGTGAAGGTAGTTTTGATTCTGTTTACAAG GGTATCCTAAGTGATGGAAAGGAAGTAGCGGTAAAGAGGCTCTCCTGCTGTTCCGAGCAGGGTTCAGAGGAATTCACAAATGAGGTTCTACTAATAATGAGGCTTCAACACAAAAACCTCGTCAAGCTTCTTGGTTTCTGCATAGACGGAGAGGAAAAGCTGCTTGTTTATGAATTCATGCCCAACAGAAGCCTAGATGTCTCTCTCTTTGGTTCGTTAATTTCTTCCCCGgcttgtcttcttcttctttttattttgtccTCCCTCAGTGGACAAGCTTGA